The nucleotide window TTTCCCAAGGCAAGGCACATAGAGCAGCCCTGCTGACTGTATGGGGGAAAAGATGAAGAGAGTGGAGGGAATGAAACACTGGGGGAAAAATAAtcagttaatatacaaaaatttatcTCACTATACTAACTTAAACGCTTTTACGTTTGCTCAGGTGGTTCTTGCTTAGAacattcttcctcctcctttatcCCTCTCCTGCTGTACTTTTCCTTCAAGCTTTGGCTTAAGTCTTCCCTCTTCAATGTATTTATTCTCCTTTACTACTGCTCTTATAATTTATGTCACATGAATTAATATTGAATGTCTTATAATTGCTGTAGGACTGAAAGAAAAGTCACCTAGTCCAAGCCCTCATTTCAGACTAGAATTTCTGAGATATCCAAGTGTTTGTTTAAGCCAGTAGTTCTCAATGTGATTCCCCTGACCAGCAGCATCAAgtgagaacttgttaaaaatgcaaattctcaagtCTCTTTGTAGATCTACTGAATCAAACCCTGAGGTCAGGTccagaatctgtgttttaacaagccatCCAGAGGATTCTGTTACTTACTctggtttgagaagcactgatttaaCCTATGTTAGCCTGTGGAAGGAGACACTTGTTAGTAGAAGCGATTTCAATATTTGAATGCCTATTGAATGTACTTGAATACCTCTAATGGGTGATATTGATGGGGCACTCATAACTTATAAAGCATCTTTGGAAAACTGATTTACATTGGTCTGAAATCTAAATCTGATGTCTTCTACCCATCGCTCAGATTTAGCTTCCTGGAGTCACAGGGGAGAAATCAAATCTCCCTTCCACGTGACAGTCTTTAAAATATCTCAGTATTACTATCATTTGCCTCTCTCTGCTCCTCTCTTATCCAGTGGCATGACTTTTGAGTCCCTTTACTGTCTTGCTTGTACACAGCTGAACACAGTCTTATTTGTTTACCGTTCTCTTTGATGAGCTCTGCACAGAGCTGAACCCTGCTGTTCAAGGTCAGACAAGCTAGAGGAGAGTGGCTATCAGTTTCTCGCTTCTAGGAATTATACTCACATTAATGTGAGCTAATACGGCCTTAGCTGGTTTTTTGGTGGCCACAGTGTTAATTCGTACAAAGCATGTTGTTAACTGAAATTCTTTGCTGTTCTTCACTTCTTCTTTTAGAATTGCTTCCAGACCCCACTTTATGAATCACACAAAAGAAACTCATTTTATAATGGtggcaacacttttttttttttaatccaaattgGAATTCTTCCTGTTGATACCCATCTGAGCCCCTAGGTACATATTCCAAATACCTTTtggttgtatatacatatactctCACTGAAGGTAGTACTTGGCAGAAATTCCAGTAAAGACTTTTCAAAGAGCTTCCCAACAATGGCAATGTCCTTGGGAGGTGCAGGTAACGCGTAATTGGACATATACATTTGTGTGTTTGCTTCTTATGGTGACTTTGCCTCACATGTTTGTTGCATCAAATATCCACCCTAATGTAAGAAAGCACAAAAAGAGATTTGACCTCATAAAACAGAACCCAGATGTTTGTAGATCAAAGTAATGACACTCCTTAAAATGTTAGTAAGTAAAATAGTGTAAGTAAATAGTGTAAAATGTACTCAAATTGACAAGACTAACAATTCAGCCATTAAGTGAGAAGGGCATGagcttatttattcaacaaaatgtaTAGAGCTCCTTATGTATAATGCGTAGGAAGAACTGATACATATTCGACTCCTGGAATATACCAGTCATTTTATGTGGAATCCCCATGAAGTAGAACGTGATTATCCGGTTTTACAGTAGAGAACTGAGACTCTGAGGGGAtaagttgtccaaggtcacaaaacaagtaGCAAAACAGATACTTGAACCCAGGCCTTCAGGATCCAAATCCTGCTCCCTTTCTACTATATTATACGAGGAATATAAAGAACCAAAAGATATAGTTTCTGTACCCAAGAAGCTCAAGGTACTTcatagaaaaataagtaaatgtggatttttaaattctctgtacaaatcaaagaaagctaagttaaaatttaaaattagttaattgaataaaaaataattttaaaacggCAATGTTTAATTTTGGCAAGAGCTGAGTAAAATCGAAACTTTTCCTACAACTTGGTTAAAATTTACTTTGAAAGAAATTTAGCAATATAGATCAAGAACGATAAAAGTATGTATACCCTCTTTTATACCCTTTATTATTAATCCATTTCTGGGACTTTAGTCTAAGACAGTATTCTAAATGTTGAAAAATGGCACAAAGTTATTACTGGTGGAGTTGGAAAGAACACTTCTGTGTTTCCCCTTTACCCTCACACTGCTACCATATGCACAATACTTCACTTCTGACACCgggtgtgtgggttttccacacaTCAAGTAATTCTCCATGACACCAACTGGATTGCCTAAGATTCCCTTTAATTCTGACACTATTTGCCTGGAGTTAGTGTCCGATCCCACAAGTGAAAGGCTCAGGCCCCCAAGACTGCCCccaacttcagatgccaatcgcaAGTCCCAGGCTGTCATGCATACTTTTCATCAATTAGCTATAAATCAGGGTTTCCACACCCCTCTTCTCTTGGGTTTGATAATTTACTTAgcatggctcacagaactcagggaaacatgtttactggtttattttaaaggatataaTACAGGATATGAGTgagcagccagatgaagagatacataggacAGGGTTTGGAAGGGTTCGGAGGCCAGGATactctgtccccatggagttgaGGTGTGCCACCCTCCCAACATGTAGATGTATTCACCAACCAAGAAGTTCTCTGAACTCCgcactttggggatttttatcgAGGCTTCATCACCTAAGCGTGATAGATCATTAACTctatctccagcccctctccattatctggagagggggtggggctgaaagttccaagcttctaatcatggcttggtctttctggtgatcaGTCCCCATTCTGAAGCCATCCAGGAACCCACCAAGAGTCATCTCATTAGAACAAAAACACTCCCGTCACCCGGGAAATTCCAGGCAATTAGGAGCTTCGTGTCAGGAAtcagggtcaaagaccaaatattggAACACCGAGATTCTTTTAGTGCTCATGTCACTTAGGAAaatacaagggttttaggagttctgtgccaAAAATTGGGGGCAGGGATGATTATATGTACTTTATCTATATTACATTAGCagcagtaattttaaaaacaggaaaaaatagaaacaacctaTATATCCAATTTATTACCTAAATGTTTGGGTTAAACAGTTTGGCCTGTCTGTGGAATATTATGCAACCgttaaaataatgattataaagactATGCAGCATTATAAAAGCATGCCagtaataaacaaatacacatttGGGTATACAATATATCAAATACTTATGATTTATGTTATAAGAAAGATATAgcataaagatgaagaaaatacgTGAAATACTGATGTATTGCAGTggaatagttttaaaatgttcttttgtttcaaattttttattaattttatgatgaagggaaaaaaatctccaaacttTCCTGGCATTGTCTGCTGTTGCAAGACaaaatacactcttttttttttttttaacttgtgctTTAGTTCCAGTAGAACTAAGTTTTTGGAAACTAGCTTTGTTTATTAAATTGTAATCAGATATTCCTAGCTCAATCTTCAATAGTTCTAGTAAGGGAAATACAACACATTTGACACTTAAGTGTAACTGTCACAACTTCTCCATTCATTGTGAATCTGTACAATTAaaaatttgaagacattatggCTCCTAGGATTAGTGGTTGAGATTGGGGATGCAAGGTCAGTCTCTTGGCTTCCAAGGAAAGTACTTCCTTTCACTGTGCCCTGAGTGTGTCTACACTGTGAGATGGAGAACAGGATTTAGAGCTTGCTATCAAGATATGAATTCTCGTTGGCTCTGGCAAggctgttgggacttccctacatatttctgaaagaaatattttgaaaggggAATGGTTTCTTAGTTCTGCTGGAGCCTCAGCTTGGGACTTGGTGACTCTCTGGCTGTCACAGCAAGGGGGGGAGGTGAGCCAGCACAGATAGCTGGACAAGAGTTGGAGCTCACATCAGATGTAGGCAGGCATGAGCCCAAGGCCTAAGGAAGGAATAAGTAGGATGTGGGGTTGGTGGGGGATTGGGTACTGGGAATAGTATAGAGAGGAGCTGGGAACAAAGGCAAGGCCAGGGTAGAGTTCCATCCAGAGATGGAGCTGGCTCAGAGCAAGAGTCAGTGCTCATGGGACCAAAGGGTGGACATAGGCTTGAACATTCAGCCTTAACAAAGAAAGCAAAGGCAAGAAACAGCAGCCACAAAAGAAGCTGGGCTGAAGCCCGAAGGAAGTCTGGTGTTGTAAATGGGAGCAAGGAAAGGGTGGAATTCTGGGGGAGACTCTTTCCAACTCCACCTGCCTGTTATTATGGCTCACACGTTCCAGGCACAGAGAATTCAGCGTCCAGAGTGCCCTGAAGGAACTCGACAGCTTATAACCAAATGCCATGCAGGTTTCTGGATAAGGTGTCCCAACCAGCATCCTCCTTAAGACACCACCACTGCTCCAGTGTCTGTAGCCTGGACTCAAAAGATCATTTGACTGCTGGGAAGCCCTTTCTCTCAAGAACTATGGCTTACTGAGAAAACAGGATCTCTGCCATAACTGCCCAGATAAGCAATACAGAGTTCAAATACTTCTAATGCTATTGGTAAAGCATTTGCCATTTCAAACTATCAGGGATAGATTCTCCAATCATTACAGATGATTTTTAATCCTGGAGGATATATGTGCACAGACACACATCTCATTCCTCATTTAGATATTTACAAtatgtatacagttgacccttgaacaatgtggtgGTTAGGAGTGCCAACCCTCCATGCAGCTGAAAATTcatgtataacttttttttttttacttacaagTATTTTATTTGAGTAAAACCATTATAATGGCCATTAAAATGATGTGCAATACAGTGATCACTCTGAAAGGAAGTTACAGCATCACTGGATTTACAGAAGAGGCAGCAGCAAAGGTGCACATTTGGAGGtgaacataacattgtaaaatcAACCCACATTAAATACCGTAAAAGTAACTACAAAATGCAGCATTATTTTGTAGGGAAAAGGAAGGGAACATTTCAGAGTTAAACTTTTGTGTAATGCATGAATTTTGACCTGGTATGTTTAAGTTAGCAAAAAACCTTAGAGTTTGTATAAAATTATTGTGTGCCTTAATCCCACCTACCACTAGATCAAGACATTGAAACTGAGAATGATTCCTTCCTGATTTTACAGCTTTATTCTTGATATCCCTCTAAAAAGAGACCAGAACGATTGTGAAGAAGATTCATACCTACAGAGTAATTACAAAGTACCACAGTCACATAATAACAAAAGCCAAACGAAATATACTACAACTGTTTTCCTTTCAACTGCAACTATGCCACAAGTAAGCACAGTTGTGCATTTAGGAGTTGATTGTACTACTTCTGTAAAATATTAGGAATGAGCACATCTGAGTATAGGGATACTTACTTACCTTACAAAGTAAAAGCAAGCATTTTCTATGTAAAATCTTTATTTCTGTGTAAAACAAAGAACTCCTGAAAGTCAAACAAGGAAAAAACTCACAACATTCAAAGCACTATTAACTCATGAAATAAAGAAGAATCTGAGGTAGAAGTCAAGCGATATAATCCACAACCTTTTTAGGGGagtatttattgatatttccagCAGCCATCATCTCTCTCCAGTaagatctaatttaaaaaatgtctcaAGTTCCAAAAAATCAGTCCACTCTCTACAATCAGATGTAAAACTATGACCAACAGAAAACACAACATAAACTTTTGTCATATTAACAGAGTAAATGGTTTTACTAAAAACTGCTGACATCTCTATCAGTAGTAGCCATAGGGAGGCCGTTGGTTGTGACCATAGTGTCCATATTGATGGGGGTAGTAAGGTTCTTGTCTGTGCTGCGGGTAATTGTTACCCCAGGATCGTCCATGCCACTGATTGGATTGATTGTCACTTGGCCACCCCCGTCTGCTATCCCTACCTCTAAACTGTCTGTTATCTTGCAACCGATTGCCTCTCTTTCTTTGGTTCCCACCAGCTCTGCTATTCCATTCCTCAACAGTTGGAGGGGACTCAGGAGGGCGTTTCAGGTATTCCTGGTACTCTTTGTCATCTGTGAATCTACTGACAAACATCTCTTCAAAATTTGGAACAGCTTCAGAAGTGTCAGTCATTCTGAAATTCCCAGGGATTTGAGGCAGCTGTACTATTTAATGTTTAGATTGTTTAGATCTCCGGCCCAGAGCACCGTCACAGGATCTCCAGACCCCTTCAGCTCTCCAAGGTAACAGGGCCACTTTCATGTATAACTTTAacgtcagccctctgtatctgcggTCAGCATCTGCACATTCAACCAACCAGGGATCATGTAGTActatagtacatatttattgaaaatataagtGGACCTAT belongs to Pseudorca crassidens isolate mPseCra1 chromosome 2, mPseCra1.hap1, whole genome shotgun sequence and includes:
- the LOC137211889 gene encoding RNA guanine-N7 methyltransferase-activating subunit-like protein, whose product is MTDTSEAVPNFEEMFVSRFTDDKEYQEYLKRPPESPPTVEEWNSRAGGNQRKRGNRLQDNRQFRGRDSRRGWPSDNQSNQWHGRSWGNNYPQHRQEPYYPHQYGHYGHNQRPPYGYY